One stretch of Carassius carassius chromosome 18, fCarCar2.1, whole genome shotgun sequence DNA includes these proteins:
- the LOC132092094 gene encoding zona pellucida sperm-binding protein 3-like, giving the protein MGFLQGVLVLVVIVAFDLKSAWGSLKHRQSSSSMKPQSVPASRGPALSSQGFLNPFQKASQFLSLDSRRFVQEPLGLQEKQLMQGPVKPLDWKFPVVPEVQRELAVNFQLRQPVTPSSVAVQCSENWVHVEVKKDMFSNGQLIQPSGLSMGGCPVVGEDSASGVLIFEYALQDCNSVLMMTKDELVYTFAVTYTPVAFAGTPITRTEGAVVGVQCHYQRLHNVSSNALRPTWVPYASMEVGEDVLVFSMNLMMDDWSFQRPSNVYYLGDIINIEVSVKVYNHVPLRVFVDRCVATQVPDVTSVPRYFFIENHGCLVDAKATASSSHFLPQTQEDKIRFQLEAFMFPGGSSPSIYMTCTVKATLASAPSDALHKSCSFSNGWLAADGNHQVCACCDSTCGPAGGSDTPIGGVQWEGKASLGPVMVQGRQKTLA; this is encoded by the exons ATGGGTTTCTTGCAAGGTGTTTTAGTGTTGGTTGTGATTGTGGCTTTTGATCTAAAGAGTGCATGGGGAAGTTTGAAACACCGTCAAAGTTCAAGCAGCATGAAGCCGCAATCAGTTCCAGCTTCCAGAGGTCCTGCTCTTTCTTCTCAAGGGTTCTTGAATCCTTTCCAAAAGGCTTCTCAGTTTCTGAGTCTTGACTCCAGAAGATTTGTGCAGgagcctcttggtcttcaggagaagcagcTGATGCAGGGTCCAGTCAAGCCTTTGGACTGGAAGTTTCCTGTTGTTCCAGAGGTGCAACGTGAGTTGGCAGTGAACTTCCAGTTGAGGCAACCTGTGACTCCCAGTAGTGTGGCTGTTCAATGCAGTGAGAACTGGGTTCATGTGGAGGTGAAGAAGGATATGTTCAGCAACGGTCaactgatccagccatctggttTGTCTATGGGAGGCTGTCCTGTTGTTGGTGAGGACTCTGCCTCTGGGGTGCTCATCTTTGAATATGCACTGCAGGACTGCAATAGTGTGCTGATG atgaccaaggatgagctCGTCTACACCTTTGCGGTTACCTACACCCCTGTGGCATTTGCTGGCACGCCGATTACCCGTACTGAGGGTGCAGTTGTTGGTGTTCAATGCCACTATCAAAG GCTCCATAATGTGAGCAGTAACGCTTTGAGGCCAACTTGGGTTCCTTATGCTTCAATGGAGGTTGGCGAGGATGTCTTGGTGTTCTCCATGAACCTCATGATGG atgactggtccTTTCAGAGGCCTTCAAATGTGTACTACTTGGGTGACATTATTAATATTGAGGTATCTGTGAAGGTGTACAACCATGTCCCactgcgtgtgtttgtggaccgctgtgtggccacccaagtacctgatgtgaCTTCTGTTCCGAGATATTTCttcattgagaatcatgg GTGCCTTGTGGATGCCAAGGCTACGGCTTCCAGCTCCCACTTCTTGCCTCAAACCCAGGAAGACAAGATCCGTTTCCAGCTGGAGGCTTTCATGTTCCCGGGaggatccagtccttct ATTTACATGACGTGTACTgtgaaggccactcttgcttctgcacccAGTGACGCTCTCCACAAATCTTGTTCCTTTTCCAACGG gtggcttgctgctgatgggaaccaCCAGGTTTGTGCTTGCTGTGACTCAACATGTGGTCCTGCTGGGGGAAGTGATACTCCTATTGGGG GTGTTCAGTGGGAAGGCAAGGCCTCACTCGGTCCTGTAATGGTCCAAGGGCGACAGAAGACTTTAGCTTGA
- the LOC132092095 gene encoding zona pellucida sperm-binding protein 3-like — protein MGFLQGVLVLVVIVAFDLKSAWGSLKHRQSSSSMKLQSAPTSRGPALSSQGFLNPFQKASQFLSLDSRRFAQEPLGLQEKQLMQGPVKPLDWKFPVVPEVQRELAVNFQLRQPVTPSSVAVQCSENWVHVEVKKDMFSNGQLIQPSGLSMGGCPVVGEDSASGVLIFEYALQDCNSVLMMTKDELVYTFAVTYTPVAFAGTPITRTEGAVVGVQCHYQRLHNVSSNALRPTWVPHASMEVGEDVLVFSMNLMMDDWSFQRPSNVYYLGDIINIEVSVKVYNHVPLRVFVDRCVATQVPDVTSAPRYSFIENHGCLVDAKATASSSHFLPQTQEDKIRFQLEAFMFPGGSSPSIYMTCTVKATLASAPSDALHKSCSFSNGWLAADGNHQVCSCCDSTCGTAGLSDAPIGGVQWEGKASLGPVMVQGRQKTLA, from the exons ATGGGTTTCTTGCAAGGTGTTTTAGTGTTGGTTGTGATTGTGGCTTTTGATCTAAAGAGTGCATGGGGAAGTTTGAAACACCGTCAAAGTTCAAGCAGCATGAAGCTGCAATCAGCTCCAACTTCCAGAGGTCCTGCTCTTTCTTCTCAAGGGTTCTTGAATCCTTTCCAAAAGGCTTCTCAGTTTCTGAGTCTTGACTCCAGAAGATTTGCGCAGgagcctcttggtcttcaggagaagcagcTGATGCAGGGTCCAGTCAAGCCTTTGGACTGGAAGTTTCCCGTTGTTCCAGAGGTGCAACGTGAGTTGGCAGTGAACTTCCAGTTGAGGCAACCTGTGACTCCCAGTAGTGTGGCTGTTCAATGCAGTGAGAACTGGGTTCATGTGGAGGTGAAGAAGGATATGTTCAGCAACGGTCaactgatccagccatctggttTGTCTATGGGAGGCTGTCCTGTTGTTGGTGAGGACTCTGCCTCTGGGGTGCTCATCTTTGAATATGCACTGCAGGACTGCAATAGTGTGCTGATG atgaccaaggatgagctCGTCTACACCTTTGCGGTTACCTACACCCCTGTGGCATTTGCTGGCACGCCGATTACCCGTACTGAGGGTGCAGTTGTTGGTGTTCAATGCCACTATCAAAG GCTCCATAATGTGAGCAGTAACGCTTTGAGGCCAACTTGGGTTCCTCATGCTTCAATGGAGGTTGGCGAGGATGTCTTGGTGTTCTCCATGAACCTCATGATGG atgactggtccTTTCAGAGGCCTTCAAATGTGTACTACTTGGGTGACATTATTAATATTGAGGTATCTGTGAAGGTGTACAACCATGTCCCactgcgtgtgtttgtggaccgctgtgtggccacccaagtacctgatgtgaCTTCTGCTCCGAGATATTCCttcattgagaatcatgg ATGCCTTGTGGATGCCAAGGCTACGGCTTCCAGCTCCCACTTCTTGCCTCAAACCCAGGAAGACAAGatccggttccagctggaggcTTTCATGTTCCCGGGaggatccagtccttct ATTTACATGACGTGTACTgtgaaggccactcttgcttctgcacccAGTGACGCTCTCCACAAATCTTGTTCCTTTTCCAACGG gtggcttgctgctgatgggaaccaCCAGGTTTGTTCTTGCTGTGACTCAACATGTGGTACTGCTGGGTTAAGTGATGCTCCTATTGGGG GTGTTCAGTGGGAAGGCAAGGCCTCACTCGGTCCTGTAATGGTCCAAGGGCGACAGAAGACTTTAGCTTGA
- the LOC132092847 gene encoding zona pellucida sperm-binding protein 3-like, with amino-acid sequence MSRLHLFSQLIQPSGLSMGGCPVVGEDSASGVLIFEYALQDCNSVLMMTKDELVYTFSVTYTPVAFAGTPITRTEGAVVGVQCHYQRLHNVSSNALRPTWVPHASMEVGEDVLVFSMNLMMDDWSFQRPSNVYYLGDIINIEVSVKVYNHVPLRVFVDRCVATQVPDVTSAPRYSFIENHGCLVDAKATASSSHFLPQTQEDKVRFQLEAFMFPGGSSPSIYMTCTVKATLASAPSDALHKSCSFSNEWLAADGNHQVCACCDSTCGPAGGSDAPIGGVQWEGKASLGPVMCNCAHMI; translated from the exons ATGT ctCGTCTACACCTTTTCAGTCaactgatccagccatctggttTGTCTATGGGAGGCTGTCCTGTTGTTGGTGAGGACTCTGCCTCTGGGGTGCTCATCTTTGAATATGCACTGCAGGACTGCAATAGTGTGCTGATG atgaccaaggatgagctCGTCTACACCTTTTCAGTTACCTACACCCCTGTGGCATTTGCTGGCACGCCGATTACCCGTACTGAGGGTGCAGTTGTTGGTGTTCAATGCCACTATCAAAG GCTCCATAATGTGAGCAGTAACGCTTTGAGGCCAACTTGGGTTCCTCATGCTTCAATGGAGGTTGGCGAGGATGTCTTGGTGTTCTCCATGAACCTCATGATGG atgactggtccTTTCAGAGGCCTTCAAATGTGTACTACTTGGGTGACATTATTAATATTGAGGTATCTGTGAAGGTGTACAACCATGTCCCactgcgtgtgtttgtggaccgctgtgtggccacccaagtacctgatgtgaCTTCTGCTCCGAGATATTCCttcattgagaatcatgg GTGCCTTGTGGATGCCAAGGCTACGGCTTCCAGCTCCCACTTCTTGCCTCAAACCCAGGAAGACAAGGtccggttccagctggaggcTTTCATGTTCCCGGGaggatccagtccttct ATTTACATGACGTGTACTgtgaaggccactcttgcttctgcacccAGTGACGCTCTCCACAAATCTTGTTCCTTTTCCAACGA gtggcttgctgctgatgggaaccaCCAGGTTTGTGCTTGCTGTGACTCAACATGTGGTCCTGCTGGGGGAAGTGATGCTCCTATTGGGG GTGTTCAGTGGGAAGGCAAGGCCTCACTCGGTCCTGTAAtgtgcaactgtgcacat atgatttga